Within Raineyella sp. W15-4, the genomic segment CCTTCAACGAGGCCGTGTCGTACACGGTGACCTGCGCGGACCAGGCCGAGATCGACCGCTACTGGGCACAACTGTCGAAGGTCCCCGAGGCGGAGCAGTGCGGCTGGTGCAAGGACCAGTTCGGGGTCAGCTGGCAGATCATCCCGGCCGACATGGGCACGTTGATGGCCCGCCCGAACGCCTATCAGCACATGCTGGCGATGAAGAAGCTGGTGATCGACGCGTTCTGACCCGTACGGTCGGCCACTGCCCCGCCCATCGGCCGGATCGCCGGCTGGCGGGCGGGGCAGTGTAGGCTGAGACGAGGTGAGTCGGGAAGCCTGGTCGACGATTCCATAGGCCCATTCCCTGGAGTGACTCCGATGACTCGCCCTGCACGTCTTGCCCGCCCTGCAGTTCGTTCCCGCCGGAACGGTGTGTTCCCATCGCCGGCAAGCCTCGTCGAGACCTCACGGATCCTCGCTCTGCTGCGTCAGGAGACCGTCGGCGGCGGCCTGCTGGTCGCGATGGCGGCGCTGGCGCTGGTCTGGGCGAACTCACCGGCGGCCGGCAGCTACACCGGGCTGCGTGACCTCCGGGTCGGCTACCCACCGTGGCAGCTGGATCTGACCCTCGGGGCCTGGGCATCCGACGGTCTGCTGACGATCTTCTTCTTCCTCGTCGGCCTGGAGCTCAAGCGCGAGTTCGTCGCCGGAGACCTGCGTCGCTTCGGCACCGCCATCAAGCCGATCCTCGCGGCCGCCGGCGGCGTGGCGACGCCGGCGCTGGTCTACCTGGCCATCGCCGGGCGGGATCCCGGGCTGCGCCACGGCTGGGCGATCCCCACCGCGACCGATATCGCCTTCGCCGTGGCGGTACTCGCCCTGATCGGATCCCACCTGCCGAGTCCGCTGCGGATCTTCCTGCTCACCCTGGCTGTGGTCGACGACCTGATCGCGATCGGCATCATCGCGGTCGCCTACACCGACGCGATCCATCCGCTGCCGCTGCTGCTCGCCCTGGCAACGATCGGAGCGTACGGCCTGATCGCCCAGATGTTCCGGCGGTTCCTCGGCGACCATCCGGCGGCAGTCTGGCTCGTACTGTTGCCGATCGGCGCGGTCGCGTGGGCCTTCATGCATGCTTCCGGCATCCACCCCACCATCGCCGGCGTACTGCTCGGTTTCACCGTCCCGGTGCTGCACCACCGGCGCGACCGGGACTCGCTCACCGGGCCGGGACTGTCCGAACGGCTCGACCATCAGCTCCGGCCGCTGTCGACAGGGTTCGCGGTCCCACTGTTCGCCTTCTTCTCCGCCGGCGTCGCGGTCGGCGGACCCGACGGCTGGCGGGCGACGTTCACCGACCCGCTGACGATCGCGGTCGTGGCCGCACTGGTACTGGGCAAGCCCACGGGAATCGTCCTCACGACCTGGGTGCTGACCCGAGTGACCCGGGTCGAGCTCGATCCCAGCGTGCAGTGGGTGGATCTGATCGGCGTCGGACAGCTGGCCGGGATCGGTTTCACCGTCTCCCTGCTGGTCACCGAGCTCGCTTTCGACCCCGGCCAGACCGCGCACGACCACGCCAAGGTCGCGATCCTGGCCGCCTCCATCGTGTCGGCCGTCCTGGCCGCGGTGATCCTGGGCGACCGGAACCGCCACTACCGCAGGATCGAGGATGTCGGAAGCGACCGGGACGAGGACGCCTCCTCCGGGCCGGGCGAAGAGGCTCGCGCCGGTTCAGACGAACAGCGCCAGGGTCACGGTGAAGATCAGGGTGTCCTGGCAGACGTGGATGAGCCACGGGAATGACGGCGGCCGGCTCCGCGGGCGACGATCAGGGTGGTGGTGAACAGCACCAGGCAGACCGGCAGCCAGACGGCGCGTTCCAGCGGGCTGCGGGTGATCGCGTTGAGCACCACGGCGAGGCCCGCCAGGCCGACGATCCCCCAGGACGCGACGGGCAGGGCCGCGGCCGGCAGCGGCGCCCACACCCGCCAGCCGGCCCGGCGCAGCACGACCAGGCCGACGAGCGGCCAGACGATCGCCGCGACGGCACTGGAGACCCGCAGTTCACGAGGGAGCTCGGCGACGGCACCACCGTAGGCCGCCTGCCCCCACGGTGCGCCCAGCGCGAGCGCGAGCTGGAAGACCGCGGTCACGCCGGTCACCCCAGCCGCCACCACGGCGGCGCTGCGCACGGTCGGCGCCCCGGCCGGCCATGCCCGTACGGTCATCATCCGTTCCCTTCACGCGTCCGGGCCAGGTGGGCCCGGGCATTGTCGATCAACGTGTCCAGTTCCCGCTCCAGGGCGGCGACGTCGACACCCCGGTCGATGCCGTCGTCGTACGACTCCAACCCCTGCCAGGCAGTCGCCAGCAGCACGGCGCCCGCCTCGGTCAACGAGACCTGCACCGCGCGGGCGTCCTGGCCGCTCGGGGCCACCCGGACCAGGCCCCGTCCGGTCAGCGCGGTGATCCGCTGGGTGATCGAAGCCCGGGAGACGTCGAGGTTGTCGGCGATCTCGCGCTGGTTCGGGTGATCGAGGACCCCCACCATCAGCAGCACCACGAGCAGCGAGTAGCTGATGTCGTGATGCGTTCGCAGGTAGTGGTCGGCGGCCTTGTCGACCAGCACCGTGGCCTGGTGCAGTTTGAAGGCGAGGCTGTCGGAGATGGGGCTGCTGGGTTCGTCCGTCATACTGTTAAGTAGTTAACAGTATGGCCTGCGGTGGTGTCAACCCCGTCCGGAGCCCCTGCCGGTCTCCACGCCCCGCCGACAGATCCCCTACCTCCGCCTCACATCCTTCTCGTCCCAGGGCATGACGTCGGGCACAGACAACCCGACACAATTGGAGGTGTCGGCGACAGAAACGCCGGTCAGCGGGCTCGACCGTTCCGGTTCCGACGGCGACGGCCCGCGTCGGATCTCGGCTCCGGGAGGACGGATGGCGCTCGGATATCTCTTCGGTGCCCTGCCATGGGCAGTGGTGGGCCTGCTGCTCCTGTGGGCTCCGCGCCGGCCCCGGCCGCTCGCCGGGGCGGTGTTCCTGCTGAGCGTCGTCCTCGGAGAGTGGCCGGCATTCCCGCTGGGCTACCTCGCCGTGATGACCTGGGGACAGTGGCGCGACGAGTGGGTGCCCGGCGCCTGGCCGGGACTGGTCGTCACCGCGATCGGCGCCGCGGCCTTCCTCACGATCGCCGTCCGGAGCCAGTGGGCACCGGTCACGGTGATCCGAGCCCTGGACGCGGGCCTGGGGCCGGGGTGGGAGTCCCGGCTCGACCCCGCGGCGCGGGAACGCTGGCAGGACTACGCCCACCCGGGCCCGTGGCCCGGCCCCGATGCGGGGCGGCGGCTGCGGCTGTTCCTGCTGCCGTTCTGGCTGCTCAGTCCCCGGATCGAGCGCCTCCCCGACGTCCCGTACGGCATCGACGATCGGCGGCAACACCTGGACCTCTACCGCTCCCGCGACCAGGGCGCCGGAGCGTCCGTCCTGGTGTACTTCCACGGCGGTGGCTACACCGGCGGCTCGAAGCGGTGGGAGTCGCGGTGGCTGCTGCAGCAGTTCGCCCGACGGGGGTGGCTGGTGATCAGCGCCGACTACCGGGTCCGCCCGCGCTTCGGCATGGCCGACCACCTCGCCGACGCGAAGCGAGTGATCGCCTGGGCCCACGAGCACGCCGCCGAGCACGGGGGTGACCCGCGCCGGCTGTTCGTCGCAGGATCCTCGGCCGGAGCCCACCTGACCGCGATCTGCGCCCAGACCCCGAACGACCCGGCCCTCCAGCCCGGCTTCGAGGACGCCGACACGACCGTCGCCGGCGCGATCGGACTCTACGGCTACTACGGAGACCATGACGGTGACGGAGACCATGACGGCGACTCCCGGCTCGGCCCCGTGCCGTCCTCCCCACTGCGCGTCGCACCCGGGGCGGGGACCCCGCCGTTCCTCATCGTCCATGGTGACGACGACACCGCCACGCCGGTCGAGGGCGCTCGCGCGCTCACCCGGCACCTGCGCGCCGCGCACGTCCCCGTGGCGTACGTCGAACTGCCGGGCGCCAATCACGCCTTCGACGTGCTGCGCTCCGTACGCTTCGATGCGGTGGTGGCCGGAGCGGACGCCTTCACCGCCTGGGTGCTGGGCAGCGCGGACCCGGGGGCGAACCGCCGGACCGGCTCTGCGCGACGGGGCCGGCCGGACTGACCACCCGCCGTGGCAGCGGACTGCCGATGACGATCAGCCGGTCACGCGGGGGTGACGACGGAACCCTCGGCCGGGATCCCACTGTCGTGCTCGACGACCCGACCACCCCACGCCGGCCATTCCCGGAAATCCGCGAAGAGCAGCGGCACGCCCCGGGCCAGCCTGAGGTCGAGGGCGTCCATCACCTGCAGATGCAGGTGCGGCTGGGTGGAGTTGCCGGAGTTGCCGCACTGCCCCAGCGGCGCACCGGCCACCACCTCATCGCCCGGGCGTACCGTCAGCGAGCCGGCCCGCAGGTGGACCAGTGCGACGTACGTCCCGCTGTCCGGCTCGTGCAGGATGATGTGGTTGCCGGCGATCGCGTCGATCCCTTGGCCGACCCGGCGGGCCTGACCGAGGGCGTACGGGAGCAGCGCCAGTTGGGAGCGTCGGGCGGCGTGATCGGGCTCTCCGTCGTGTACGACCACCACCCGTCCGGCGATCGGGGCCAGGATCGGACGACCGAAGCCGACGAACCGCTCGGGCGGCTCGGTGGCGAGGATGGTCCGCCAGTCGCGGGTCCGGGCCGTACGGTCCGCCTCGTCGACCGCGACGAAGTCGATCGCATGACTCTCGCCGAACAGCTCACTGCCGTGACTGGGGACACGGCGGGCCGGGCTGTTGAGCGCCCGCCATCGTCCGGTGAACGGCAGCCGCAACGTGACACTGTTCACGTCGGCCAGCCTAATCAGCGATGGACGGTGGCGGAATCGGTCGGGCTCCGGGGGACCGGAACGCACGACTGACGGAGGCCCCTCTCAGCCCTCTCCAAATCCCCCTCACTCACTCCTTTACAACAATCAAATGTGGGCGGAGGATGGAGTCATGGCGACGTCTTCCAGGACGAGTGTCGGCGAGTGGCAGGAGCACCTGCATCGCGCGGGGTTGCGCGTGACCCCGGGCCGGCTGGCCACGCTCGCCCACCTGGAGGCCCATCCGCACAGCACGGTGGCCGAGATCCTCGCCGGACTGGCCGCGGCGTTCCCCACCCTGTCGGCGCAGTCGATCCACAACATCACCCACGACCTGGCCGCCGGCGGGTTGATCCGGCGGGTCGACCTGCCCGAATCCGGCAGCGCCCGCTACGAGACCCGGGTCCACGACAACCACCACCACATCCAGTGCGTGGTCTGCGGCCGGATCGAGGACGTCGACTGCGCAGTCGGCCATGCCCCCTGCCTCACCCCCTCGCAGACCCACGGGATGCGCGTCCTCGAGGCGCAGGTGACCTTCCGCGGGGTGTGCTCGGGGTGCGAGGGCGCGCTGGCCGACGCTGCGGCCGCCGACCGTACGCCTCCCGCCGACCCCGCATCCCCGGCCGACCCTGCGTCCCGCATGTCCGCCGCCGATCCCGGCGACCGCCCGAGAGTTCCCACCCTTCGCACGAAAGGTTGACAACGATGTCCGAGCTCGACCCGACCCCTCACCTGCCCTATCCCACGGAAGGCTCGGCCAACCCGTCGTGGTGGCCGCACCGCCTCAACCTCAAGATCCTGGCGAAGAACCCCCAGGAGGCCGACCCGCTGGGCCCCGACTTCGACTACAAGCAGGCCTTCCTCGGTCTCGACCTGACCGAGGTGAAGCAGGACCTCGCCCGGGTGCTCACCACCTCGCAGCCGTGGTGGCCGGCCGACTTCGGCAACTACGGCCCGCTGATCATCCGGATGGCCTGGCACAGCACCGGCACCTACCGCGTCTTCGACGGCCGCGGGGGTGGCGGCACCGGCCAGCAGCGGTTCGCCCCGCTGAACAGCTGGCCGGACAACATCAGCCTGGACAAGGCCCGGCGGCTGCTGTGGCCGGTGAAGCAGAAGTACGGGCGCGCCCTGTCCTGGGGAGACCTGATGGTCCTCGCCGGCAACGTCGCCCTGGAGATCATGGGGCTGAAGACGTTCGGCTTCGGCGGCGGCCGTCCCGACGTGTGGGAGCCCGACGACGACGTGTACTGGGGCGCCGAGCCCACCTGGCTGGCCGACGACCAGCGGTTCACCGGCCAGCGGGAGCTGGACAAGCCGCTGGCCGCGACCCACATGGGCCTGATCTACGTCAACCCGGAGGGCCCTGAGGGGGTGCCCGATCCGGTGGCCGCCGGCGCGGACATCCGGACCACCTTCTCCCGGATGGGGATGACCGACGAGGAGACGGTCGCACTGATCGCCGGCGGTCACACCTTCGGCAAGACCCACGGCGCCGCGCCGGACGCCGAGCACCTCGGCCCTGCCCCCGAGGCCGCCCCGCTGGAGCAGCAGGGCCTGGGGTGGAAGAACTCGTACGGCACCGGCGTCGGTGACGACACCATCACCAGCGGCATCGAGGTGACCTGGACCTACCACCCGACCCGCTGGGACGACGAGTTCCTGCACATCCTCTTCGCGTACGAGTGGGAGGTCGTCAGGGGACCGGGCGGCCACTACCACTGGAAGCCTCAGCAGGGCGGCGAGGACATGGTGCCGCTGGCCCACTCCGAGGGCCGCCGCGAGCCGCGGATGCTCACCACCGATATCGCACTGCGGGTGGATCCGGGCTTCGGGCCGATCGCCCGCCGGTTCAAGGACGACCAGCAGGCGTTCACCGAGGCGTTCGCCCGGGCCTGGTTCAAGCTCACCCACCGCGACATGGGTCCGAAGACCCGCTACCTCGGCGCCGAGGTGCCGGCGGAGGACCTGATCTGGCAGGACCCGCTGCCGGCGCGGGACTACCAGCTGATCGACGCCGCCGATGTGGTGACGCTGCGGCAGGCGGTGCTGGGGTCCGGGCTGAGCGTGGCCGACCTGGTGTCGACCGCCTGGGCCTCGGCCGCGTCCTTCCGGGGCAGCGACAAGCGCGGCGGTGCCAATGGCGCCCGGATCCGGCTGGCGCCGCAGCGCAACTGGGAGGTCAACCGCCCCGGTGAGCTCGGTCGGGTGCTGGCTGTCCTGGAGACGATCCAGCAGGACTTCAACACCGCCCAGGCGGAGCAGAACACCGGCAAGCAGGTGTCGCTGGCCGACCTGATCGTGCTGGCCGGCGACGTCGCGGTGGGCAAGGCGGCCGCCGACGCCGGCGTCGAGGTGGAGGTGCCCTTCACCCCGGGTCGTACGGATGCCGTGCAGGAGCAGACCGACGTCACGTCGGTCGGCTACCTGGAACCCAGCCACGACGGGTTCCGCAACTACCTCAAGGAGGGGGTGCACCGGCTGCCGGCCGAGCACCTGCTGGTCGACCGGGCCAATCTGCTGACCCTGACCGCCCCGGAGATGGCCGTGCTGGTCGGCGGCCTGCGGGTGCTCGGGGCGAACTGGGACGGCTCGTCGTACGGCGTGTTCACCCAGCGGCCGGGCGTCCTGACGAACGACTTCTTCGTCAACCTGCTCGATCTCAACACGGTCTGGGCCTCCGCGGACGAGGAGTCGACGACCTTCCGGGCCACCGACGCCGTGACCGGTGCGGCCACCTGGACCGGCACCCGGGTGGACCTGGTGTTCGGGGCGAACTCCGAGCTGCGGGCCGTCGCCGAGGTGTACGCCAGCGACGACGCCAAGGAGCAGTTCGTCCGCGACTTCGTCGCCGCCTGGGTGAAGGTGTCGGAGCTGGACCGGTTCGACCTGCGCTGATTCCACCCCGAACGGTTCACCCACCGAGCGCGTTCCACCACCTGCAGGCCTCGCCCGCGCCTTTGTGCTGGTAGTCAGCCACAATCGCGCGGGTGAGGCGCACCTGGAGCAGGGCGAGGCGGACCGGCCCTGCTATCGAGCCCCCGGGTGGACCCAGGTCACGCCGTCGAACCGGGCGAAGTCGCTGTCGTACGACACCAGGTCCACGCCGTGCTCGATCGCCAGCGCCGCCAGGTGAGCGTCCGTCACCAGGTTGCCGCGCAGGTCTCCCTCGGTCAGCAACCGGCCGAGGATCTCCCCGTGTCGGGCTCCCGCGCTCGGTACCCAGGCCTGGTCAGCCGCCAGCCAGTCGGTCACGTATCCCCAGGCCGCGGCCGCGTCGAGTGGTCGGGCGGTGACCCGTGGGTGGGTGATGATCCGCTGGAAGGCGACCAGCGAGATCCACGGGAGCCCGACTCTGGTGGCACCATTCAGCGCGCCCTCCAGCCAATCCCGCGCCTCGGCGTGAAAGCGACTGTCGGCGTCGACCGCATACAGGAGCACATTCGCGTCGACGATCACGCGTCGTCCTCGTCCAGAAGGTCGAGCACCTCGGCAATATTGGAGACATCGACGCGAAGACCCACATGGGCGGTCCGCTGAGTGAACGTCTTCCGCCGCGTGCCGGCCCGCTCCATGCCGGCCCGGGCCAACTGGTTCACCGCCTCGGCAAGGCCGAGGTGGCGCTCGCGGCGCAGCCGCTCGACGGCAGCGGCGACGTCGTCATCGAGTCTGATCGTCGTACGCATGGCGCAACTCTACATCGTGATGCGCTGACTACGGCATCACTGATGCCGCGCGCGGGACCCGGTAACACGCCGCCGGCGTCCGGGCCCCCACCCCGGACGACCGGAACGCACCGCAGGCGTATGATTCTGATTTGTCAGTACAAATCGTCGGAGCTGCTTCGGAGAAGACCCATGATCTGGTTGGCCGTGATGCTTGTCGCGGCGCTCATCGCGCTCGACAAGTCCCTCCTGCCCGGGGCCGCGATCCTCGGGATCGGCGCCCTCGCGAACATCATTCCCGCCAAGGAGGCCACCGGTGTCACCCTCGCCCTGATCATCATCGCCGACTGGACGGCGATCTGGGCGTTCCGGAAGAACGTCGACCGGAAGACGCTGCGCCGTCTGCTGCCGAACGTCGTCGTCGGGGTGGTCCTCGGTGCCGGCTTCCTCTTCGTCGCCGACGACACGGTGACCCGACGGGTGATCGGTGCCATCATCCTCGTCTTCGTCACCTGGAACGTCGCCCCGATGATCCGCCGCTACCTGCGGGAACGGACGAACGCCCGTACGGCCGCCGAGAACACCATCGCTGACAACACGGTCGCCGATCGTACGGACGGCGCCGACGCGGCCGGTCCGGACACCGGCGTCGCGACGGAGTACCTTACGGCGGCCGACAGCCCGTCCGGCACCGCGTCCACCGAGGTCGTGTCGGTCCCACCCACCGAGGTCACGCCCACCGAGACCGCCCTACCGGCCGCGGGGCCGCGGCGCACGAAGGGCATCCTCTTCGGGACCCTGGCCGGGTTCACCACCATGGTCGCCAACGCCGGCGGGCCGGTCACCTCGATGTACTTCATGACCGAGGGGTTCTCCGTCCGCCTCTTCCTCGGCACCACGGCCTGGTTCTACCTGATCATCAACCTGGTCAAACTGCCCTTCTCACTCGGTCTCGGCATGATCACCACCAGTTGGCTGCCGATGATCGCCGCCTCGATCCCGGTGATCATCGCCACCGTCGCCGTCGGGCGATGGGCCTCGGGACGGATCAACCGCTCCGTCTTCAACGTCCTGATCGTGATCCTCACCCTGGTGACCGGGGTGATGCTGCTCGTCTAGGTCGTCCGGTCGGGATCGGGCCCCGCTGAGCCTCAGCCGCCGAGGCGTCCCACCTCGCGGTCGAGCAGAGCCAGCGCCTCCCCGGTCTCTACAGCACCGACCAGGACGGCCTGGGTGATGCCGTGACTCAGCGCGATCAGCCGCACCGCATCGGATCGTGCCACGGCCGGGTCTCGGTCGCCGGGCAGGGCGATGACCAGCTCGGTGGCGGCGTCGAACCCGCCGGACAGGGCCTCGCGGACGATCGCCCCGATCTCCGGATCGGCCGTGGAGGCAGCCACGTACGTGTACCAGACAGCCGCGCCACGGCGGAAGGTCTCGGTGTCGGGGACGGGCTGGCGGACCAGGGAGGCCAGGCGGGCGGCGGCGTCCTGCCCCTGCCCGGCCGCGTACCACGCCTCCGACGACAGGGCGACGATGGTGCGCGCCCCCTCGAGCACCAGCTCCCGCATGGACCCGAAGTAGTGCTGGATCCTGCCGACCGACACCCCGGCCGCGTCGGCGACGGCCTGATAGCTCACCCCGGCGATGCCGCGCCGGTAGATCACCGACCACAGAGCCAGCACGATCTCCTGCCGACGCTGGGCGTGGTCGACGATCCTGGGCATACCTCCAGCGTAGTGGACCCCGAAGGTTTACAATACGAACGTATCGCAAAAGTGTGAGAGCGACCCCGTAGATCCGACCGCGGGGATCCGAGTCGCAAATAATCCCGACGATCCGATCCCGACGATCCCGACGATCCGACCACTGCCCGAGGGGGACCGATGGTGGACCGCAGCACCGCTCGACACCGCACCACCGGCGTGCAGCGCCGGTGGTGGCGACGACTCGCCCTGCTGGTCCTGCTCGGCTTCGCGCTCGGCGGCGCGACCGGCGCCGTCCGGACGCTGCTCGGTCCGCCCGGGGTGGGGCACTTCCGGTCCGAGCGCGGCCGCGCCGAGTATGCCGCGGCGTATGACGAGGCGATGTCCGCCCTGCCGCCACCGACCGCTGTCCACGACGTCGCGACCCGCTGGGGCACCGTGCGGGTGTACGAGTGGGCCCCACCGGGCTCCGCGGGGCGCACCCCGGTGGTCCTGTTGCCGGGGCGCAGCTCCGGCGTACCGATGTGGCAGGTGAATCTGCCGGGCTTCGCCGCGCAGCGCCGCATCCTCGCCCTCGACGCGTTGGGCGACGCAGGCATGTCGGTGCAGGGTGTGCCGCTGGCCTCGTTCGACGACATGGCCGTCTGGATCCACGAGGTCCTCACCCGGCTTGCCCCGGACGGTGCTCACGTGGTGGGGCACTCGTTCGGCGGGGCGACCGCGGCGGCGTACGCGCGGCAGTACCCGGACGACGTGGTGTCGCTGACCCTGCTGGAGCCGGTGTTCACCTTCGCCCGCCCTCCGGCGGACATGATGGGGTGGGCCGTGCTCGGTTCGTTTCCCGGCCTGCCGGACCCGGTGCGGGAGCTGGCCCTGGGCAGGATCGGCGGCGGGACGTACGACCCGGACGACCCGCTGGCCCGGATGATCGCCGAGGGCTCGAAGCACTACACGGCGGCGCTGCCGACCCCGAACCCGCTCACCGAGGACCAGGCCGCACGGTTGACCATGCCGGTGTACGTGGCGATCGCCTCGACCGACTCACTGGCCGGCGGGCGCCGCGCCGCCGACCGGGCGACCGCTGTGCTCCCCCACGGCATCGTCGAGACCTGGCCCGACACCACGCACTCCCTGCCGATGCAGGTGGCCGGCCCGCTCGAGGAGCGCCTGGAACGTCTGTGGGCCGAGCAGGAGGGATAGCGACCACCCGGCGACCGGTGGCGTGCCACGATGGAGGAACCTCGACAAGGAGCAACGTGATGGCGAAGAAGCGTTGGCAGGATCTCACCAAGGGACAGCAGGCGGCGATGCTGACGCTGGCCTCCGTCCAGCTCTCGCTGGCCGCGACGGCCTGGGCGGACCTGGCACGCCGCCCGGCCAACGCCGTGCGGGGCCGCAAGGGCGTCTGGGCCGCGGTGATCGCGATCAACTTCATCGGCCCGATCCTCTACTTCCTGCGCGGGCGCCGGGCCTGAGCCGCTCCCTCACGGTGCCCACCCTTGCCACCACTTGCTAGCCTGATCCCGTGACGCGCAAGCTCTACACTGGCCGACTCGTCGATGTCTCGTTCGACGGGGAGATCTGCCAGCACGCGGCGGAATGCGTCCGCGGGATGCCGGAGGTCTTCAACACCAGGGCCCGGCCGTGGATCAATCTCGAGCCGGCCGCGACCCCGGAGGGCGCCGCCCAGCTGATCGCGGTCGTCGGCCGCTGTCCCTCGGGCGCCCTGAAGATCGAACGCGGCGCGGAGCACGCCGCGGGCTGAACCACCGGTCGAGCCGCTCGGTCGCCCTTACCCCCCCGGTCGGCTCGATGCTCGGTGGACCGCTGCCACCGGTCGGGAGGAGAACGACGTGACCGAGCCCCTCACCCTCGCCGACCGGATCGACGCGGGCTTGCGGGCCCGCGCCCGGCCCGAGCGGGCGGTCGCCGAGAAGGCCTATCTCAAGAGCGCCCTGGAGCACTACGGCACCACGTTGCCGGCGGTCCGGACGACCGTACGCGAAGTGACCGGGCGGGATCCGCTGGACCATGACGTCCTGATCACCCTGGTCGAGGCGCTCTGGGCAGTCCCGGTCCACGAACGTCGGGCGGCCGCTGTGGAGGCGCTGGAGGCCTCCGTCGGCGTACTGCAGGCCGACGACCTCGCGCTGCTCGAGCGGCTGCTGCGAGAATCGGGCACCTGGGCGCTGGTGGACAACCTGGCGGCGTCGGTGGTCGGACCGCTCGTCGAGCGCAACCCGGCACTGGGCGTGGCCCTGGATCGCTGGGCCATCGACGACGACTTCTGGATCCGCCGCTCCGCCCTGCTGGCGCTGCTGATCCCGTTGCGCCGCGGTGACGGCGACTTCGACCGGTTCGCCCGCTACGCCGATGCCATGCTCGAGGAGAAGGAGTTCTTCATCCGCAAGGCGATCGGCTGGGTGCTCCGCGACACCGGACGCAAACGCCCGGACCTGGTGTTCGGATGGTTGCTCCCCCGCGCCGACCGCGCGTCCGGGGTGACCGTCCGGGAGGCGGTGAAACCGCTGAGCGAGGCGCAGCGCGACGCCATCGCGGCGGTCCGGCGACGCCCCGTCCGATCGGGCAGTTGATTCGCCTAGCCTGAAGTCATGCTCTTTCACGTCGACGCCATCCTGTTCGACATCGATGGCACCCTGGTGGATTCAACGGCTGCAGTGACCCGCACCTGGCGGACCTGGGCCGGTGTGCACGGCTTCGACGCGGAGGAGATCCTCCGGGTCTGTCACGGCCGGCGCAGCGAGGACACCGTCGCGGCGTTGCTTCCGGAGGAGCACCGCGCGGCGGCGGTGATCGAGCTGGAGCGGATGGAACTCTCCGACCTGAGTGACGTGATCGCGCTGCCGGCGACCCGTCGGCTGTTGACGGAGCTGCCGCCGAGCCGGTGGGCAGCGGTGACCTCCGGTTCGCGACGCCTCATGCTGGCGCGCCTCGCGACCGCCGGCCTGCCCGCCCCCGAGGTGCTGATCTCGGCGGAGGACGTGACGGTGGGCAAGCCCGACCCCGAGGGCTATCTACGCGCTGCCGGGGCTCTCGGCCGTGACGCCCGGCGCTGCCTGGTGATCGAGGACGCGCCGGCCGGGATCCGGGCCGGTCGAGCGGCGGGCGCCCGGGTGCTGGCCGTGGCGAC encodes:
- the nhaA gene encoding Na+/H+ antiporter NhaA codes for the protein MFPSPASLVETSRILALLRQETVGGGLLVAMAALALVWANSPAAGSYTGLRDLRVGYPPWQLDLTLGAWASDGLLTIFFFLVGLELKREFVAGDLRRFGTAIKPILAAAGGVATPALVYLAIAGRDPGLRHGWAIPTATDIAFAVAVLALIGSHLPSPLRIFLLTLAVVDDLIAIGIIAVAYTDAIHPLPLLLALATIGAYGLIAQMFRRFLGDHPAAVWLVLLPIGAVAWAFMHASGIHPTIAGVLLGFTVPVLHHRRDRDSLTGPGLSERLDHQLRPLSTGFAVPLFAFFSAGVAVGGPDGWRATFTDPLTIAVVAALVLGKPTGIVLTTWVLTRVTRVELDPSVQWVDLIGVGQLAGIGFTVSLLVTELAFDPGQTAHDHAKVAILAASIVSAVLAAVILGDRNRHYRRIEDVGSDRDEDASSGPGEEARAGSDEQRQGHGEDQGVLADVDEPRE
- a CDS encoding MarR family transcriptional regulator encodes the protein MTDEPSSPISDSLAFKLHQATVLVDKAADHYLRTHHDISYSLLVVLLMVGVLDHPNQREIADNLDVSRASITQRITALTGRGLVRVAPSGQDARAVQVSLTEAGAVLLATAWQGLESYDDGIDRGVDVAALERELDTLIDNARAHLARTREGNG
- a CDS encoding alpha/beta hydrolase, which codes for MALGYLFGALPWAVVGLLLLWAPRRPRPLAGAVFLLSVVLGEWPAFPLGYLAVMTWGQWRDEWVPGAWPGLVVTAIGAAAFLTIAVRSQWAPVTVIRALDAGLGPGWESRLDPAARERWQDYAHPGPWPGPDAGRRLRLFLLPFWLLSPRIERLPDVPYGIDDRRQHLDLYRSRDQGAGASVLVYFHGGGYTGGSKRWESRWLLQQFARRGWLVISADYRVRPRFGMADHLADAKRVIAWAHEHAAEHGGDPRRLFVAGSSAGAHLTAICAQTPNDPALQPGFEDADTTVAGAIGLYGYYGDHDGDGDHDGDSRLGPVPSSPLRVAPGAGTPPFLIVHGDDDTATPVEGARALTRHLRAAHVPVAYVELPGANHAFDVLRSVRFDAVVAGADAFTAWVLGSADPGANRRTGSARRGRPD
- a CDS encoding M23 family metallopeptidase — its product is MNSVTLRLPFTGRWRALNSPARRVPSHGSELFGESHAIDFVAVDEADRTARTRDWRTILATEPPERFVGFGRPILAPIAGRVVVVHDGEPDHAARRSQLALLPYALGQARRVGQGIDAIAGNHIILHEPDSGTYVALVHLRAGSLTVRPGDEVVAGAPLGQCGNSGNSTQPHLHLQVMDALDLRLARGVPLLFADFREWPAWGGRVVEHDSGIPAEGSVVTPA
- a CDS encoding Fur family transcriptional regulator — translated: MATSSRTSVGEWQEHLHRAGLRVTPGRLATLAHLEAHPHSTVAEILAGLAAAFPTLSAQSIHNITHDLAAGGLIRRVDLPESGSARYETRVHDNHHHIQCVVCGRIEDVDCAVGHAPCLTPSQTHGMRVLEAQVTFRGVCSGCEGALADAAAADRTPPADPASPADPASRMSAADPGDRPRVPTLRTKG
- the katG gene encoding catalase/peroxidase HPI, coding for MSELDPTPHLPYPTEGSANPSWWPHRLNLKILAKNPQEADPLGPDFDYKQAFLGLDLTEVKQDLARVLTTSQPWWPADFGNYGPLIIRMAWHSTGTYRVFDGRGGGGTGQQRFAPLNSWPDNISLDKARRLLWPVKQKYGRALSWGDLMVLAGNVALEIMGLKTFGFGGGRPDVWEPDDDVYWGAEPTWLADDQRFTGQRELDKPLAATHMGLIYVNPEGPEGVPDPVAAGADIRTTFSRMGMTDEETVALIAGGHTFGKTHGAAPDAEHLGPAPEAAPLEQQGLGWKNSYGTGVGDDTITSGIEVTWTYHPTRWDDEFLHILFAYEWEVVRGPGGHYHWKPQQGGEDMVPLAHSEGRREPRMLTTDIALRVDPGFGPIARRFKDDQQAFTEAFARAWFKLTHRDMGPKTRYLGAEVPAEDLIWQDPLPARDYQLIDAADVVTLRQAVLGSGLSVADLVSTAWASAASFRGSDKRGGANGARIRLAPQRNWEVNRPGELGRVLAVLETIQQDFNTAQAEQNTGKQVSLADLIVLAGDVAVGKAAADAGVEVEVPFTPGRTDAVQEQTDVTSVGYLEPSHDGFRNYLKEGVHRLPAEHLLVDRANLLTLTAPEMAVLVGGLRVLGANWDGSSYGVFTQRPGVLTNDFFVNLLDLNTVWASADEESTTFRATDAVTGAATWTGTRVDLVFGANSELRAVAEVYASDDAKEQFVRDFVAAWVKVSELDRFDLR
- a CDS encoding type II toxin-antitoxin system VapC family toxin, coding for MIVDANVLLYAVDADSRFHAEARDWLEGALNGATRVGLPWISLVAFQRIITHPRVTARPLDAAAAWGYVTDWLAADQAWVPSAGARHGEILGRLLTEGDLRGNLVTDAHLAALAIEHGVDLVSYDSDFARFDGVTWVHPGAR